A window of Streptomyces profundus genomic DNA:
TCGCTTCGGGGGAACGGTGCGACCGGTGAGGAACGAACGTACGTGTGTGTCCGTGTTCAGGAAAACAAATACTGAATATGATGAATATCCATGAAACGAATATCACACCAAAGGGGTGCTATCGGGACGGGTGGCGCGGATGGGCTGTCCCGACGGACTCACCCCGGGGTGAGCTGACCTCGGCGGCCGAGCAGAAACCGGCGGAAAGCGGTGACGGGGGCCGTCTCCGGGCGGCCGGCCATCCAGGCCACGCCGATCTCCCTGATGGCGCGCGGCGCGGTGACGGTCAGGTCGTGGACGCCCGGCCGGGGCAGGGTCGCGGGGGGCAGCAGCGCGACACCGAGCCCGGCGGCGACCAGACCGCGCAGCGTCTCCGGCTCCTCGCCCTCGAAGGCGATGCGCGGCCGGAAGCCGGCCTGTTCGCAGAGCGCGTCGGTGAGTCGACGCAGCCCGTAGCCGGGCTCCAGGGTGACGAAGGACTCCTCGGCCGTCTCGGCCAGCCGCACCCTGCGGCGGCCGGCGAGGCGGTGGTCGGCCGGCACGACGAGATAGAGCCGCTGCTCGTCGAGGCGGCGGGTCACCAGGTCGGGCGCGTCGGGCACGGGCGAGGTGAGGCAGAGGTCGAGCTCGCCGGCCCGCATCCGCTCGATCATGTCCTCGCCATAGCTCTGCACCAGCGCGAACCGCACCCGGGGATGGTCCTGGCGGAAGGCGCGGATCAGCGCGGGCATGGTCTCGGGGCCCATGGTGTGCAGAAAGCCGAAGGCGACCTTGCCGCCGGCCGGGTCGGCGTCGGAGCGGACCTCCTCGGCGGCCCGGCTCACCTCGGCGAGCGCGCGTTCCACGGAACGGGCGAAGGCGCGACCCAGCGGGGTGAGGGAGATGGTGCGGCCGTGACGGGCCAGCAGCTGGACGCCGAGGTCGTCCTCAAGGCGGGCGATCGCCCGGCTCAACGTCGGCTGGGGAATGCCGAGTTCACGGGCCGCCTGGGTGATGTGCTCGTGGCGCGCGACACCGGCGAACTGGGCCAGCCGGGGCGTGAGCAGCGCCGCCCAGGACTCCCGCTCGATGTCGGGCGAGGGCGCGGCGCCTGTTTCTGAGATGTCTTCTCCGTTGCCGAACGATGACAAGGTGCCCCCTGGAGTGGCTTGATGCGTATACGCATCAATACTGGCACCTTGGCGCATTGGACGTAATAAAACGGCCGCCGTACGTTCGTGGCATGCCCTCCGTCGATACCAGGGCTCCCGCCACCGTGGGAGCCCCTGCCCCGCCGTTTCGTCACCCCTTCCGCAAGCGGATCAACCTGGCGCTCTTCGCCATCGGCATGGCGACCTTCGCGATGCTGTTCTCCACCCAGGCGCTGCTTCCCGACATCGCCGCGGACTTCGCCGTCTCGCCCGACCAGGCCAGCTGGACGGTCTCGGCCACCACCATCGGCCTCGCCGTCGCCGTGCTTCCGCTGAGCACGCTTTCCGAACGTTTCGGCCGCACGCGGCTGATGACCGTCTCGGTCGCCACCGCCGTCGGCCTGGCGCTGCTGCTGCCGTTGGCGCCGGACCTGTCCTCGCTGATCGCGCTGCGCGCCCTCCAGGGCGCGGCGCTGGCCGGCATTCCCGCCTCGGCCGTCGCGTATCTCTCCGAGGAGTTGGACGCGCGGGCGACGGTCGGCGCGGTCGGCCTCTTCATCGCGGGGAACAGCGTGGGCGGCATGTCGGGCCGGGTGCTCACCGGCTGGGTGGCCGAGGGCGCCGGCTGGCGGGCCGCGCTGGGCGCGGTGGCGGCGCTGGCGCTGGTCGCCGCGCTGCTGTTCCGGCTGCTGCTGCCCGCGTCGCGGTTCTTCACCCCGGTGTCGCTGCGCCCGCGGCTGGTGCTGCGCACGGTCG
This region includes:
- a CDS encoding LysR family transcriptional regulator, which translates into the protein MRQGASIDAYTHQATPGGTLSSFGNGEDISETGAAPSPDIERESWAALLTPRLAQFAGVARHEHITQAARELGIPQPTLSRAIARLEDDLGVQLLARHGRTISLTPLGRAFARSVERALAEVSRAAEEVRSDADPAGGKVAFGFLHTMGPETMPALIRAFRQDHPRVRFALVQSYGEDMIERMRAGELDLCLTSPVPDAPDLVTRRLDEQRLYLVVPADHRLAGRRRVRLAETAEESFVTLEPGYGLRRLTDALCEQAGFRPRIAFEGEEPETLRGLVAAGLGVALLPPATLPRPGVHDLTVTAPRAIREIGVAWMAGRPETAPVTAFRRFLLGRRGQLTPG
- a CDS encoding MFS transporter yields the protein MPSVDTRAPATVGAPAPPFRHPFRKRINLALFAIGMATFAMLFSTQALLPDIAADFAVSPDQASWTVSATTIGLAVAVLPLSTLSERFGRTRLMTVSVATAVGLALLLPLAPDLSSLIALRALQGAALAGIPASAVAYLSEELDARATVGAVGLFIAGNSVGGMSGRVLTGWVAEGAGWRAALGAVAALALVAALLFRLLLPASRFFTPVSLRPRLVLRTVGDHLARPLLLRLYAIGALLMAAFSAVYTVIGFRLVEAPFNLSAGLAGSIFVIYLVGTGSSAVSGPMLDRLGRRGALYAAIGTTVAGLLLTLTAQLASVLLGLVLITGGFFFGHAIASGSVSRVATHGKAHASALYQVAYYLGASVGGTAGAVVYHRAAWAGLVLFALTALLVTAAITLYATARARVAVRTGLAA